The following are encoded together in the Pedobacter sp. D749 genome:
- a CDS encoding SRPBCC domain-containing protein — MKDFKKYTYIPAPPEEVYLALTKETSIKLWTGAEVEFEEVPETEFSFWDGDITGKNIEFTYGKQIVQQWYFGEENEPSIVTIKLHEDKKGTSLEFKQTNIPDEDYEDFTSGIQEYFLGGLVDFFDE, encoded by the coding sequence ATGAAAGATTTTAAAAAATACACCTACATACCTGCACCACCTGAAGAAGTTTATTTAGCCCTTACCAAAGAAACCAGCATAAAATTATGGACAGGTGCTGAAGTGGAGTTTGAAGAAGTACCAGAAACAGAATTTTCTTTCTGGGACGGAGATATTACGGGCAAAAACATCGAATTTACTTACGGTAAACAGATTGTGCAGCAATGGTACTTTGGAGAAGAAAACGAACCTTCTATTGTTACCATCAAACTTCACGAAGATAAAAAAGGAACTTCACTGGAGTTTAAACAAACCAATATCCCTGATGAAGATTATGAAGATTTTACCTCAGGCATTCAGGAATATTTCCTGGGTGGGTTGGTTGATTTTTTTGACGAATAA
- a CDS encoding acyl-CoA dehydrogenase family protein, with the protein MSKSVKKDLYEAPDYYLLDELLTDEHKLIRATARDWVKKEVSPIIEDYAQKAEFPKHLIKGLADIGAFGPTIPVEYGGAGLDYTAYGILMQEIERGDSGIRSTASVQGSLVMYPIYAYGTEEQRKKYLPKLASGEMMGCFGLTEPDHGSNPGGMVTNIKDAGSHYILNGAKMWISNAPFADIAVVWAKDEAGKIRGLIVERGMEGFSTPETHNKWSLRASATGELVFDNVKVPKENIFPEISGLKGPLGCLNQARYGIAWGALGAAMDCYDTALRYSKERVQFGKPIGGFQLQQKKLAEMVTEITKGQLLVWRLGVLKSENRASAEQISMAKRNSVEIALDIARNARQMLGGMGITGEYSIMRHMMNLESVVTYEGTHDIHLLITGMDVTGLNAFK; encoded by the coding sequence ATGAGCAAATCAGTAAAAAAAGACCTGTACGAGGCGCCAGACTATTATTTATTAGATGAATTATTAACCGATGAGCACAAATTAATCCGTGCTACGGCCAGAGATTGGGTAAAAAAAGAAGTGAGCCCAATTATTGAAGATTACGCACAAAAAGCAGAATTTCCAAAACATTTAATAAAAGGCCTGGCCGATATTGGTGCTTTTGGCCCTACCATTCCGGTTGAGTATGGTGGAGCAGGTTTAGATTATACGGCTTATGGAATTTTGATGCAGGAAATAGAACGTGGCGATTCAGGTATCCGTTCTACAGCCTCCGTTCAGGGTTCGTTGGTGATGTATCCGATTTATGCTTATGGAACTGAGGAACAGCGTAAAAAATATCTCCCTAAATTAGCCAGCGGCGAAATGATGGGCTGTTTCGGTTTAACAGAACCTGATCATGGCTCCAATCCGGGGGGCATGGTAACCAACATTAAAGATGCCGGTAGCCATTATATTCTAAATGGAGCAAAGATGTGGATCAGCAATGCACCATTTGCGGATATTGCTGTGGTTTGGGCAAAAGATGAAGCTGGAAAAATCAGGGGCTTGATTGTAGAGCGGGGAATGGAGGGATTTTCTACACCCGAAACGCACAACAAATGGAGCTTACGTGCATCGGCAACCGGTGAGCTTGTATTTGACAATGTTAAAGTTCCAAAAGAAAATATTTTTCCCGAAATCAGCGGATTAAAAGGACCATTGGGTTGCTTAAATCAGGCACGTTATGGGATTGCATGGGGCGCTTTAGGCGCAGCAATGGACTGTTACGATACCGCTTTGCGTTACTCAAAAGAGCGTGTTCAGTTCGGAAAACCAATTGGCGGTTTTCAGCTTCAACAAAAGAAACTGGCCGAAATGGTGACTGAAATTACTAAAGGTCAGCTGTTGGTTTGGCGTCTGGGCGTATTGAAAAGTGAAAACAGGGCGTCGGCTGAACAAATATCAATGGCCAAACGAAACAGTGTAGAAATTGCACTGGATATTGCGCGTAATGCCCGCCAAATGCTTGGTGGCATGGGCATAACCGGGGAATACTCGATTATGCGCCACATGATGAACTTAGAATCGGTGGTTACCTACGAAGGCACACATGATATACATTTACTGATTACGGGAATGGATGTGACCGGATTAAATGCGTTTAAATAG
- the folB gene encoding dihydroneopterin aldolase, producing the protein MNHFKQTVALKDVKCFALHGYYPEEQLIGNHFVVDLETEFTPQGFDDELAQTVNYEDLNHIILEEMKHTQKLLESVLKNIISKVIELYPFVETVKVSMKKLNPPMPGQIGYSFVKLTYKSAN; encoded by the coding sequence ATGAACCATTTCAAACAAACAGTAGCTTTAAAAGATGTAAAATGTTTCGCCCTGCATGGTTATTATCCAGAAGAGCAACTGATTGGAAATCATTTTGTTGTAGATTTAGAAACAGAATTTACACCACAGGGTTTTGATGACGAACTGGCACAAACCGTTAATTACGAGGATTTGAATCACATCATCCTTGAAGAAATGAAACATACACAAAAGCTTTTAGAAAGTGTTTTGAAGAATATCATTTCGAAAGTGATTGAATTGTATCCCTTTGTTGAAACTGTAAAGGTGAGTATGAAGAAATTAAACCCACCAATGCCTGGCCAGATCGGGTATTCCTTTGTTAAGCTTACTTACAAATCAGCCAATTAA
- a CDS encoding DUF3857 domain-containing protein, producing MIKKITLSVCIILAMANLAFAQKGKVAINAKLPDWLQTVKVVNSKPAYKNIQDGYYLFLFEKQNNLETKEQYSHIIREISNGTGVQNGSEISVSYDPSYEKLVFHKLTIWRGNKPMDKLNLQNFKILQNEKELSRFIYSGLYTAYLILDDIRKGDRIEYAYTIQGSNPVFPKYSNTIYFEGSSQIVNVYNNIIFKPGRNIRTKNFNSVPPLKRSVVKGLNVFEWQNSMSKTYPSNDFEPSDFDPFARVQISEYNNWQEIVDWGLSLQQFNAKNSPIINEKVAELKLKAKGNKEKYLELATRFVQDEIRYMGIEIGEYSHRPNSPEKILKQRYGDCKDKSTLLCNLLKANGINAYSVFLNTYLKKETASLLPSPSVFNHETVVAEFDDRKIYIDPTVANQRGPIFNNYFPYTAKVLVIKDGNKELTETAQQNLGKLKSLVVFNVGDTSGTSKSTLRITSDYSNNYADNFRDNLNNEGADNIEKSYVKYYSNLYPGLTIKDPIEIKDNEAENIISVTETYEIDSLWTRSETDQSKRLAYFYGDLINEQIVSIKKFRNAPLSLKFPCTIEQEVRIILPEIWNFENENINIDNENYRFLYSANAKFNTLTLTYYYQNFTPVLQTNSINDYIKDSKEILNTLSYGIYWGGTGPIENDGLNLKLLGIGFVALLLSTFIAIYLYTRKTEVNLDSIKNAWRLGGWLAIPGIGITLNPLIILVSALKQGIYTDKIWQGIQLNAHSLLLNLSVIFTVVFNVMLFVFSIFILVSFYKRRDFFPKYYIAFLIFSFLITLLDTTASIYINKLVNNEILGASEFYSVFRIGIFAAIWITYFLKSERVKQTFVFSYPDSEWRKAVIQDLNENFRINNLEQEENIIKNQETIDIEENERF from the coding sequence ATGATAAAAAAAATTACGCTCTCAGTTTGTATTATTTTAGCGATGGCCAATTTGGCTTTTGCGCAAAAAGGAAAGGTTGCTATAAATGCGAAATTACCTGATTGGCTACAAACAGTAAAGGTGGTAAACAGTAAACCAGCTTACAAAAATATTCAGGATGGATATTATCTTTTTCTTTTTGAAAAACAGAACAATTTAGAAACAAAAGAACAGTATTCGCACATTATAAGAGAAATCAGTAATGGTACCGGTGTTCAAAATGGCTCTGAGATATCTGTTTCTTATGATCCAAGTTACGAAAAGCTCGTATTTCATAAATTGACAATCTGGCGCGGCAATAAGCCAATGGATAAACTCAATTTACAGAATTTCAAAATCCTGCAAAATGAAAAAGAATTATCACGGTTTATATACAGTGGCTTATATACGGCTTACTTAATATTGGATGACATTAGAAAGGGTGATCGGATTGAATATGCGTACACGATCCAGGGAAGTAATCCCGTGTTTCCTAAGTACTCGAACACCATTTATTTCGAAGGTAGCAGTCAGATTGTTAACGTTTATAACAACATCATTTTTAAACCAGGCAGAAATATCCGAACTAAGAATTTTAATAGTGTACCTCCTTTAAAAAGATCTGTTGTAAAAGGCTTAAATGTTTTTGAGTGGCAAAATTCAATGTCAAAAACCTACCCATCAAATGATTTTGAGCCTTCCGATTTTGATCCATTTGCAAGGGTTCAAATATCAGAATATAACAATTGGCAAGAAATTGTAGACTGGGGACTGAGTTTACAACAATTTAACGCTAAAAATTCTCCCATTATAAACGAAAAAGTAGCAGAATTAAAACTTAAAGCTAAGGGAAATAAAGAAAAGTATCTTGAACTGGCAACAAGATTTGTGCAGGATGAAATAAGGTACATGGGCATTGAGATCGGTGAGTATTCGCACCGCCCAAATAGTCCAGAAAAGATATTAAAGCAACGATACGGAGATTGCAAAGATAAATCAACTTTGTTATGTAATTTATTAAAAGCTAATGGTATTAACGCATATTCGGTATTTCTTAATACTTATCTTAAGAAAGAAACAGCATCATTGTTACCTAGCCCCAGCGTGTTTAATCATGAGACAGTAGTTGCAGAATTTGACGATAGAAAAATTTACATCGATCCAACTGTTGCCAATCAGCGTGGACCTATTTTTAATAATTACTTTCCATACACCGCAAAAGTTCTGGTGATAAAGGATGGCAATAAAGAATTAACTGAAACTGCTCAACAGAACCTTGGTAAGCTAAAATCATTAGTAGTTTTTAATGTTGGCGATACCTCTGGAACAAGTAAATCTACGCTTCGCATTACCAGTGATTATTCGAACAATTATGCTGATAATTTTAGAGACAATTTAAACAATGAGGGAGCAGATAATATTGAAAAATCTTATGTAAAGTATTATTCAAATCTTTATCCTGGATTAACCATAAAAGATCCGATTGAGATCAAAGATAATGAAGCTGAAAATATAATATCTGTAACTGAAACGTATGAAATAGATAGTTTATGGACACGTAGCGAAACTGACCAATCAAAACGCTTGGCTTACTTTTATGGCGATCTGATTAATGAACAGATTGTATCGATCAAGAAATTTAGAAATGCTCCGCTCTCGTTAAAATTTCCATGTACCATTGAACAGGAAGTAAGGATTATCCTGCCTGAAATTTGGAATTTCGAGAATGAAAATATAAATATCGACAATGAGAATTACAGGTTTTTATACAGTGCCAACGCGAAATTCAATACTTTAACACTAACGTATTATTATCAAAATTTCACTCCTGTTTTACAAACTAATAGCATAAACGATTATATAAAGGATAGTAAAGAAATACTTAATACACTATCTTATGGCATTTATTGGGGTGGAACAGGCCCCATTGAAAATGACGGACTAAATCTCAAATTACTTGGAATCGGATTTGTGGCACTTTTACTCTCCACATTTATTGCCATTTATCTTTACACCAGAAAAACAGAAGTTAATCTGGATTCTATTAAAAATGCATGGAGATTGGGGGGCTGGTTAGCTATACCAGGCATCGGCATTACACTAAATCCACTGATTATACTGGTTTCGGCATTAAAACAAGGTATTTACACTGATAAGATATGGCAAGGCATTCAACTAAATGCACATTCGCTTTTACTTAATTTGTCGGTAATATTTACAGTTGTATTTAATGTGATGTTATTTGTTTTCAGCATTTTTATATTAGTATCATTTTATAAACGAAGGGATTTTTTTCCAAAATATTACATTGCCTTCCTTATTTTTTCATTCTTAATTACTTTATTAGATACTACAGCGAGTATCTATATCAATAAGCTGGTAAATAACGAGATTTTGGGAGCTTCAGAATTTTATTCTGTATTCAGAATTGGTATTTTTGCTGCTATTTGGATTACCTATTTCTTAAAATCGGAACGTGTTAAACAAACCTTTGTATTTTCTTATCCCGATTCGGAATGGAGAAAGGCAGTAATTCAGGATTTAAATGAAAATTTCAGAATTAATAATCTGGAACAAGAAGAAAATATTATTAAAAATCAAGAAACAATAGATATAGAAGAAAATGAAAGATTTTAA